In Ochotona princeps isolate mOchPri1 chromosome 33, mOchPri1.hap1, whole genome shotgun sequence, one DNA window encodes the following:
- the LOC101520210 gene encoding cdc42-interacting protein 4 isoform X2 has protein sequence MDWGTELWDQFEVLERHTQWGLDLLDRYVKFVRERSEVEQAYAKQLRNLVKKYLPKRLPKDDPEAKFSQQQSFVQILQEVNDFAGQRELVAENLSLRVCLELAKYSQEMKQERKMHFQEGRRAQQQLENGLKQLETSKRKFERDCREAEKAAQTAERLDQDINATKADVEKAKQQAHLRSHMAEESKNEYAAQLQRFNREQAHFYFSQMPQKLQDLDERRASRLGAGYGLLAEAELQVGPIIAKCLEGMKVAAEAVDAKNDSQLLIELHKSGFVRPGDVEFEDFSQPMNRAPSDSSLGTPSDARPELRGQGRSRAKRWPFGKKTKPRPPPFSPSGGSLPSALPNGPPSPRSGLDPLALLSEISKSVKPRLASFRSLRGARGTVVTEDFSHLPPEQQRKRLQQQLEERGRELQKEIDQREALKRMKDVYEKTPQMGDPASLEPQIAETLSNIERLKLEVQKYETWLAEAESRVLSNRGDSLGRHARPPDPPVNAPPDSDSHKTEGQDDNKASSQEPTSSEEGQDAPIYTEFDEDFEEEPASPIGHCVAIYHFEGSSEGTISMAEGEDLSLIEEDKGDGWTRVRRKQGGEGYVPTSYLRVSLN, from the exons ATGGATTGGGGCACCGAGTTGTGG gaccaGTTTGAGGTCCTGGAGCGCCACACGCAGTGGGGGCTGGACCTGCTGGACAGATACGTGAAGTTTGTGCGGGAACGCTCGGAGGTGGAACAGGCCTATGCCAAGCAGCTGCG GAATCTGGTGAAGAAATACTTGCCCAAACGACTTCCCAAAGATGACCCCGAGGCCAA gttcagccagcagcagtcctTTGTACAGATCCTTCAGGAAGTCAATGACTTTGCCGGCCAGCGGGAACTGGTAGCTGAGAACCTCAGCCTACGCGTGTGCCTCGAGCTGGCCAAGTACTCGCAGGAGATGAAACAGGAACGCAAGATG CACTTCCAGGAGGGCCGGCgggcccagcagcagctggagaacGGCTTGAAACAGCTGGAGACC AGCAAGCGCAAGTTCGAGCGAGACTGTCGGGAGGCGGAGAAGGCGGCCCAGACGGCCGAGCGCCTGGACCAGGACATCAACGCCACCAAGGCCGACGTGGAGAAG GCCAAGCAGCAGGCCCATCTGCGGAGTCACATGGCCGAGGAAAGCAAGAACGAGTACGCGGCTCAGCTGCAGCGCTTCAACCGCGAGCAGGCTCACTTCTACTTCTCGCAGATGCCCCAG AAGCTGCAGGACCTGGATGAGCGTCGGGCCTCCCGCCTGGGGGCcggctatgggctcctggctgaggCGGAGCTGCAGGTGGGCCCCATCATTGCCAAGTGCTTGGAAGGCATGAAGGTGGCGGCCGAAGCCGTGGACGCCAAGAAC GACTCCCAGCTCCTCATAGAACTGCACAAATCTGGCTTCGTGAGGCCTGGCGACGTGGAATTTGAAGACTTCAGCCAGCCAATGAACCGCGCGCCATCTGACAGCAGCCTGGGCACCCCCTCGGATGCGCGGCCTGAGCTCCGTGGCCAGGGTCGCAGCCGGGCCAAGCGCTGGCCCTTCGGCAAGAAAACCAAG CCGCGCCCCCCACCTTTCTCCCCGTCGGGGGGTTCACTGCCCTCGGCACTCCCTAACGGGCCCCCGTCCCCCCGCTCCGGCCTCGACCCCTTGGCCCTACTGAGCGAGATCAGTAAGTCGGTCAAACCGCGGCTAGCATCCTTCCGCAGCCTCCGAGGTGCCCGTGGG ACAGTGGTCaccgaggacttcagccacctgccgcccgagcagcagaggaagcgacttcagcagcagctggaggagcGCGGGCGAGAGCTCCAGAAGGAGATAGACCAGAG GGAAGCCTTAAAGAGAATGAAGGATGTGTATGAGAAGACCCCCCAGATGGGGGACCCCGCCAGCCTGGAGCCCCAGATTGCAGAGACGCTAAGCAACATCGAAAGACTGAAGCTGGAAGTGCAGAAGTATGAG ACTTGGCTGGCCGAAGCCGAGAGCCGAGTCCTAAGCAACCGAGGGGATAGCCTGGGCCGCCATGCGCGACCCCCAGACCCACCAGTCAATGCCCCACCCGACAGCGACAGCCACAAGACCGAAGGGCAGGATGACAATAAGGCCAG CTCCCAGGAGCCCACGTCCTCGGAGGAAGGGCAGGACGCCCCCATCTACACGGAGTTTGATGAGGATTTTGAGGAAGAGCCGGCGTCCCCCATTGGCCACTGTGTAGCCATTTACCACTTTGAAG GCTCCAGCGAGGGCACCATCTCCATGGCGGAGGGGGAGGACCTGAGCCTCATCGAAGAAGATAAAGGGGACGGCTGGACGCGGGTGCGGAGGAAACAGGGCGGCGAAGGCTACGTACCCACTTCCTACCTCCGAGTGTCGCTTAACTGA
- the LOC101520210 gene encoding cdc42-interacting protein 4 isoform X1 produces the protein MDWGTELWDQFEVLERHTQWGLDLLDRYVKFVRERSEVEQAYAKQLRNLVKKYLPKRLPKDDPEAKFSQQQSFVQILQEVNDFAGQRELVAENLSLRVCLELAKYSQEMKQERKMHFQEGRRAQQQLENGLKQLETSKRKFERDCREAEKAAQTAERLDQDINATKADVEKAKQQAHLRSHMAEESKNEYAAQLQRFNREQAHFYFSQMPQVFDKLQDLDERRASRLGAGYGLLAEAELQVGPIIAKCLEGMKVAAEAVDAKNDSQLLIELHKSGFVRPGDVEFEDFSQPMNRAPSDSSLGTPSDARPELRGQGRSRAKRWPFGKKTKPRPPPFSPSGGSLPSALPNGPPSPRSGLDPLALLSEISKSVKPRLASFRSLRGARGTVVTEDFSHLPPEQQRKRLQQQLEERGRELQKEIDQREALKRMKDVYEKTPQMGDPASLEPQIAETLSNIERLKLEVQKYETWLAEAESRVLSNRGDSLGRHARPPDPPVNAPPDSDSHKTEGQDDNKASSQEPTSSEEGQDAPIYTEFDEDFEEEPASPIGHCVAIYHFEGSSEGTISMAEGEDLSLIEEDKGDGWTRVRRKQGGEGYVPTSYLRVSLN, from the exons ATGGATTGGGGCACCGAGTTGTGG gaccaGTTTGAGGTCCTGGAGCGCCACACGCAGTGGGGGCTGGACCTGCTGGACAGATACGTGAAGTTTGTGCGGGAACGCTCGGAGGTGGAACAGGCCTATGCCAAGCAGCTGCG GAATCTGGTGAAGAAATACTTGCCCAAACGACTTCCCAAAGATGACCCCGAGGCCAA gttcagccagcagcagtcctTTGTACAGATCCTTCAGGAAGTCAATGACTTTGCCGGCCAGCGGGAACTGGTAGCTGAGAACCTCAGCCTACGCGTGTGCCTCGAGCTGGCCAAGTACTCGCAGGAGATGAAACAGGAACGCAAGATG CACTTCCAGGAGGGCCGGCgggcccagcagcagctggagaacGGCTTGAAACAGCTGGAGACC AGCAAGCGCAAGTTCGAGCGAGACTGTCGGGAGGCGGAGAAGGCGGCCCAGACGGCCGAGCGCCTGGACCAGGACATCAACGCCACCAAGGCCGACGTGGAGAAG GCCAAGCAGCAGGCCCATCTGCGGAGTCACATGGCCGAGGAAAGCAAGAACGAGTACGCGGCTCAGCTGCAGCGCTTCAACCGCGAGCAGGCTCACTTCTACTTCTCGCAGATGCCCCAGGTCTTCGAT AAGCTGCAGGACCTGGATGAGCGTCGGGCCTCCCGCCTGGGGGCcggctatgggctcctggctgaggCGGAGCTGCAGGTGGGCCCCATCATTGCCAAGTGCTTGGAAGGCATGAAGGTGGCGGCCGAAGCCGTGGACGCCAAGAAC GACTCCCAGCTCCTCATAGAACTGCACAAATCTGGCTTCGTGAGGCCTGGCGACGTGGAATTTGAAGACTTCAGCCAGCCAATGAACCGCGCGCCATCTGACAGCAGCCTGGGCACCCCCTCGGATGCGCGGCCTGAGCTCCGTGGCCAGGGTCGCAGCCGGGCCAAGCGCTGGCCCTTCGGCAAGAAAACCAAG CCGCGCCCCCCACCTTTCTCCCCGTCGGGGGGTTCACTGCCCTCGGCACTCCCTAACGGGCCCCCGTCCCCCCGCTCCGGCCTCGACCCCTTGGCCCTACTGAGCGAGATCAGTAAGTCGGTCAAACCGCGGCTAGCATCCTTCCGCAGCCTCCGAGGTGCCCGTGGG ACAGTGGTCaccgaggacttcagccacctgccgcccgagcagcagaggaagcgacttcagcagcagctggaggagcGCGGGCGAGAGCTCCAGAAGGAGATAGACCAGAG GGAAGCCTTAAAGAGAATGAAGGATGTGTATGAGAAGACCCCCCAGATGGGGGACCCCGCCAGCCTGGAGCCCCAGATTGCAGAGACGCTAAGCAACATCGAAAGACTGAAGCTGGAAGTGCAGAAGTATGAG ACTTGGCTGGCCGAAGCCGAGAGCCGAGTCCTAAGCAACCGAGGGGATAGCCTGGGCCGCCATGCGCGACCCCCAGACCCACCAGTCAATGCCCCACCCGACAGCGACAGCCACAAGACCGAAGGGCAGGATGACAATAAGGCCAG CTCCCAGGAGCCCACGTCCTCGGAGGAAGGGCAGGACGCCCCCATCTACACGGAGTTTGATGAGGATTTTGAGGAAGAGCCGGCGTCCCCCATTGGCCACTGTGTAGCCATTTACCACTTTGAAG GCTCCAGCGAGGGCACCATCTCCATGGCGGAGGGGGAGGACCTGAGCCTCATCGAAGAAGATAAAGGGGACGGCTGGACGCGGGTGCGGAGGAAACAGGGCGGCGAAGGCTACGTACCCACTTCCTACCTCCGAGTGTCGCTTAACTGA
- the LOC101524126 gene encoding SH2 domain-containing protein 3A gives MHQPQDQENLAHQPWYHGHLSRQKAEVLLVHDGDFLVRDSGSRGGGHPVISCRWRGSVLHFEVFRITLRPRPGRPAALFQLEEEQFPSMPALVRSYMAGQRPLSQATGAVASRPVGRQGPLRRSFSEDTLGDSPAQTEPLRARKWSSSEPANLECTGHPRQDHPGPGASARSASTLPRTGSDPMLLKTPAALGIMADSLRASDGQLHAKAPSKPPRAPSLALPDAPYCELVPRIPNAKKQAPGQRCPEPEPRWWEAEEEEEEQDGSFVRPQAEVSFCVSANPSCLLGPRNRPLEPDVLRTLRGLFLKHHPRSTALHLLLQDCQATGLLGVTRAQRRAMGVASGLELLTLPHGHHLRLEVLERYETLALAGALAVLGCTGPLEERAAALKGLVELALELRPGAVGNLPGFAAVMSALLMPQVARLERTWRQLRRSHTESALAFEQELKPLMRALEEGAGPCEPGEVALPHVAPAVRLLEGEEEPAGPLEESCGRLLRTLQGARRVARDAPRYRRAAARRLRGFQPDPLLREAFTTSFVQRLLWGSRGARAPRRERLDKFQGVLRALSQRLEPDG, from the exons ATGCACCAGCCTCAGGACCAAGAGAACCTCGCCCACCAGCCCTGGTACCATGGCCACCTGTCCCGCCAG AAGGCTGAAGTTCTTTTGGTGCACGATGGGGACTTCTTGGTGCGTGACTCTGGCTCCCGTGGTGGGGGTCACCCCGTGATCTCGTGCCGCTGGCGGGGCTCCGTCCTGCACTTCGAGGTGTTCCGCATCACCCTGCGCCCCCGACCTGGCCGGCCAGCAGCCCTCTTCCAGCTAGAAGAAGAACAGTTCCCCAGCATGCCAGCCCTGGTCCGCAGCTACATGGCCGGCCAGCGCCCACTGTCCCAAGCCACGGGGGCTGTGGCTTCCAGGCCCGTGGGTCGGCAGGGGCCACTCCGGCGCAGCTTCAGTGAGGACACCCTGGGGGACAGCCCAGCTCAGACAGAGCCACTAag ggccaggaagtggagcagcagcgagCCTGCCAACTTGGAATGTACTGGTCATCCGAGACAGGACCACCCTGGACCAG gagcctctgccaggtcagCGTCCACCCTGCCCCGGACAGGAAGCGACCCCATGTTGCTGAAGACCCCGGCTGCCCTGGGGATTATGGCCGACAGCCTCAGGGCTTCCGACGGGCAGCTTCACGCCAAGGCACCAAGCAAGCCCCCCCGGGCCCCCTCGCTGGCACTGCCCGATGCCCCTTACTGTGAGCTGGTACCCCGAATACCCAATGCCAAGAAACAGGCCCCTGGCCAAAGGTGCCCCGAGCCGGAGCCCCGATGGTGGGaggctgaggaagaggaggaggaacaagACGGATCTTTTGTAAGACCCCAAGCCGAGGTGTCCTTCTGTGTCTCCGCCaacccctcctgcctgctgggcccCCGGAACCGGCCCCTGGAGCCAGATGTCCTGCGCACTCTCCGGGGGCTGTTCCTCAAACATCACCCCAGGAGCACTGcgctccacctgctgctgcaggacTGCCAG GCCACAGGCCTCCTGGGCGTGACCCGAGCTCAGCGCCGCGCCATGGGTGTGGCCTCTGGCCTGGAGCTGCTCACGCTTCCCCACGGACATCACTTGAGGCTGGAGGTGTTGGAGAG GTACGAGACGCTGGCGCTGGCCGGGGCGCTGGCCGTGCTGGGCTGTACTGGACCGCTGGAGGAGCGCGCAGCGGCCCTGAAGGGCTTGGTGGAGCTGGCCTTGGAGCTGCGGCCAGGGGCGGTGGGGAACCTGCCCGGGTTTGCAGCCGTCATGAGCGCCCTGCTCATGCCCCAG GTGGCGAGGCTGGAGCGCACGTGGCGCCAACTGCGACGGAGCCACACGGAGTCTGCGCTGGCCTTCGAGCAGGAGCTGAAGCCGCTGATGCGGGCCCTGGAGGAGGGCGCAG GCCCCTGCGAGCCGGGCGAGGTGGCGCTGCCGCACGTGGCGCCCGCCGTGCGCCTGCTGGAGGGCGAGGAGGAGCCGGCGGGGCCGCTGGAGGAGAGCTGCGGGCGCCTGCTGCGCACCTTGCAAGGGGCGCGGCGGGTGGCCCGGGATGCGCCCAGGTACCGCCGGGCGGCAGCAAGGCGCCTGCGAG GATTCCAGCCGGACCCACTGCTGAGGGAGGCCTTCACCACCAGCTTCGTGCAGCGGCTGCTGTGGGGGAGCCGGGGTGCTAGGGCTCCACGCAGGGAACGCCTGGACAAGTTCCAGGGGGTCCTCAGGGCCCTGTCACAGCGGCTGGAGCCCGATGGCTGA
- the LOC101520210 gene encoding cdc42-interacting protein 4 isoform X3: MDWGTELWDQFEVLERHTQWGLDLLDRYVKFVRERSEVEQAYAKQLRNLVKKYLPKRLPKDDPEAKFSQQQSFVQILQEVNDFAGQRELVAENLSLRVCLELAKYSQEMKQERKMHFQEGRRAQQQLENGLKQLETSKRKFERDCREAEKAAQTAERLDQDINATKADVEKAKQQAHLRSHMAEESKNEYAAQLQRFNREQAHFYFSQMPQVFDKLQDLDERRASRLGAGYGLLAEAELQVGPIIAKCLEGMKVAAEAVDAKNDSQLLIELHKSGFVRPGDVEFEDFSQPMNRAPSDSSLGTPSDARPELRGQGRSRAKRWPFGKKTKTVVTEDFSHLPPEQQRKRLQQQLEERGRELQKEIDQREALKRMKDVYEKTPQMGDPASLEPQIAETLSNIERLKLEVQKYETWLAEAESRVLSNRGDSLGRHARPPDPPVNAPPDSDSHKTEGQDDNKASSQEPTSSEEGQDAPIYTEFDEDFEEEPASPIGHCVAIYHFEGSSEGTISMAEGEDLSLIEEDKGDGWTRVRRKQGGEGYVPTSYLRVSLN; the protein is encoded by the exons ATGGATTGGGGCACCGAGTTGTGG gaccaGTTTGAGGTCCTGGAGCGCCACACGCAGTGGGGGCTGGACCTGCTGGACAGATACGTGAAGTTTGTGCGGGAACGCTCGGAGGTGGAACAGGCCTATGCCAAGCAGCTGCG GAATCTGGTGAAGAAATACTTGCCCAAACGACTTCCCAAAGATGACCCCGAGGCCAA gttcagccagcagcagtcctTTGTACAGATCCTTCAGGAAGTCAATGACTTTGCCGGCCAGCGGGAACTGGTAGCTGAGAACCTCAGCCTACGCGTGTGCCTCGAGCTGGCCAAGTACTCGCAGGAGATGAAACAGGAACGCAAGATG CACTTCCAGGAGGGCCGGCgggcccagcagcagctggagaacGGCTTGAAACAGCTGGAGACC AGCAAGCGCAAGTTCGAGCGAGACTGTCGGGAGGCGGAGAAGGCGGCCCAGACGGCCGAGCGCCTGGACCAGGACATCAACGCCACCAAGGCCGACGTGGAGAAG GCCAAGCAGCAGGCCCATCTGCGGAGTCACATGGCCGAGGAAAGCAAGAACGAGTACGCGGCTCAGCTGCAGCGCTTCAACCGCGAGCAGGCTCACTTCTACTTCTCGCAGATGCCCCAGGTCTTCGAT AAGCTGCAGGACCTGGATGAGCGTCGGGCCTCCCGCCTGGGGGCcggctatgggctcctggctgaggCGGAGCTGCAGGTGGGCCCCATCATTGCCAAGTGCTTGGAAGGCATGAAGGTGGCGGCCGAAGCCGTGGACGCCAAGAAC GACTCCCAGCTCCTCATAGAACTGCACAAATCTGGCTTCGTGAGGCCTGGCGACGTGGAATTTGAAGACTTCAGCCAGCCAATGAACCGCGCGCCATCTGACAGCAGCCTGGGCACCCCCTCGGATGCGCGGCCTGAGCTCCGTGGCCAGGGTCGCAGCCGGGCCAAGCGCTGGCCCTTCGGCAAGAAAACCAAG ACAGTGGTCaccgaggacttcagccacctgccgcccgagcagcagaggaagcgacttcagcagcagctggaggagcGCGGGCGAGAGCTCCAGAAGGAGATAGACCAGAG GGAAGCCTTAAAGAGAATGAAGGATGTGTATGAGAAGACCCCCCAGATGGGGGACCCCGCCAGCCTGGAGCCCCAGATTGCAGAGACGCTAAGCAACATCGAAAGACTGAAGCTGGAAGTGCAGAAGTATGAG ACTTGGCTGGCCGAAGCCGAGAGCCGAGTCCTAAGCAACCGAGGGGATAGCCTGGGCCGCCATGCGCGACCCCCAGACCCACCAGTCAATGCCCCACCCGACAGCGACAGCCACAAGACCGAAGGGCAGGATGACAATAAGGCCAG CTCCCAGGAGCCCACGTCCTCGGAGGAAGGGCAGGACGCCCCCATCTACACGGAGTTTGATGAGGATTTTGAGGAAGAGCCGGCGTCCCCCATTGGCCACTGTGTAGCCATTTACCACTTTGAAG GCTCCAGCGAGGGCACCATCTCCATGGCGGAGGGGGAGGACCTGAGCCTCATCGAAGAAGATAAAGGGGACGGCTGGACGCGGGTGCGGAGGAAACAGGGCGGCGAAGGCTACGTACCCACTTCCTACCTCCGAGTGTCGCTTAACTGA
- the GPR108 gene encoding protein GPR108 isoform X2 encodes MAGSERRGLGGGCPSGRRGPGLPPLPLLLLLLGGCSGRIHQLALTGEKRADIPLNSFGFYANGSLEVELSLLRLGPLEAPEKSPLVGFSLNRVHSGSMRSYSTRDSHECVLLRNSSSFLVLFLINIKDLRVQVRKYGEQNKLFISPGLLPDVPSRLGLPKPESVPGDGGGAHHAPSPQVPRVKDQELVLDLGYLNNTYNFSFHVLIGSTEEEGQYNLNFHNCYNSIPGREHPFDLSVMIRERNPEGFLSAAEIPLFKLYLVMSTCFLAAGVFWVSVLCRNPYNVFKIHWLMAALAFTKSIALLFHSINYYFINSQGHPIEGLAVMHYITRLLKGTLLFITIALIGSGWAFVKYVLSDKEKKIFGLVIPLQVLANVAYIVLESREEGASDYGLWKQILFLVDLVCCGAILFPVVWSIRHLQDASGTDGKVAVNLAKLKLFRHYYIMVICYIYFTRIIAILLRVAVPFQWQWLYQLLVESSTLAFFVLTGYKFQPAGNNPYLQLPQDDEEDVQMDQVMTDSGFREGLSKVNQTSSGREVS; translated from the exons ATGGCCGGGAGCGAGAGGAGGGGGCTCGGCGGCGGGTGTCCCTCCGGGCGCCGGGGGCCGGGTCTcccgccgctgccgctgctgctgctgctgctgggcggcTGCTCGGGGCGCATCCACCAGCTGGCGCTGACG GGGGAGAAGCGAGCCGACATCCCGCTCAACAGCTTCGGCTTCTATGCCAACGGCTCCCTGGAGGTGGAGCTGAGCCTGCTGCGGCTGGGTCCCCTGGAGGCCCCGGAGAAGTCTCCCCTG GTGGGGTTCAGTCTGAACCGAGTTCACTCTGGCAGCATGCGCTCCTACTCC ACCCGGGACTCCCACGAGTGTGTTCTCCTAAGAAATAGTAGCAGCTTCCTGGTCTTGTTCCTTATCAACATCAAGGACCTAAG ggTGCAGGTGCGGAAGTATGGGGAGCAGAACAAGTTATTCATCTCTCCCGGGCTCCTGCCGGATGTGCCCTCCAGGCTGGGGCTCCCCAAGCCAGAGTCAGTCCCGGGTGA CGGGGGTGGGGCTCACCACGCTCCGTCCCCCCAGGTTCCCCGCGTCAAGgaccaggagctggtgctggaccTGGGCTACCTCAACAATACCTACAACTTCAGC TTCCACGTGCTGATCGGCTCCACGGAGGAGGAAGGCCAGTACAACCTCAACTTCCACAACTGCTATAACTCCATACCAGGACGGGAGCATCCATTCGACCTCTCG GTGATGATCCGCGAGAGGAACCCGGAGGGCTTCCTGTCGGCGGCGGAGATCCCGCTTTTCAAGCTCTACCTGGTCATGTCCACCTGCTTCCTGGCCGCCGGCGTCTTCTGGGTGTCGGTCCTCTGCCGGAACCC GTACAATGTCTTCAAGATCCACTGGCTCATGGCGGCGCTGGCCTTCACCAAGAGTATCGCCCTGCTCTTCCACAGC ATCAACTACTACTTCATCAACAGCCAGGGCCACCCCATCGAAGGACTCGCTGTCATGCACTACATCACGCGCCT gctgaaGGGCACACTCCTCTTCATCACCATCGCCCTCATCGGCTCCGGCTGGGCCTTCGTCAAGTACGTCTTGTCCGATAAGGAGAAGAAAATTTTCGGCCTCGTGAtccccctgcag GTCCTGGCCAACGTGGCCTACATTGTCCTGGAGTCCCGCGAAGAGGGCGCCAGCGACTACGGGCTTTGGAAGCAGATCCTGTTCCTGGTGGACCTCGTGTGCTGCGGAGCCATCCTCTTCCCCGTGGTGTG GTCCATCCGGCACCTCCAGGACGCGTCCGGCACCGACGGGAAGG TGGCAGTGAACCTGGCCAAGTTGAAGCTGTTCCGGCATTACTACATCATG GTCATCTGCTACATCTACTTCACGCGCATCATCGCCATCCTGCTGCGCGTGGCCGTGCCCTTTCAGTGGCAGTGGCTGTACCAg ctcctggtggaGAGCTCCACGCTGGCCTTCTTCGTGCTCACCGGCTACAAGTTCCAGCCTGCGGGAAACAACCCGTACCTGCAGCTGCCCCAGGATGACGAGGAGGACGTGCAGATGGACCAAGT GATGACCGACTCCGGGTTCCGGGAAGGCCTCTCCAAAGTCAACCAGACCAGCAGCGGACGGGAAGTGTCCTGA
- the GPR108 gene encoding protein GPR108 isoform X1, whose amino-acid sequence MSKPADAQVPRVKDQELVLDLGYLNNTYNFSFHVLIGSTEEEGQYNLNFHNCYNSIPGREHPFDLSVMIRERNPEGFLSAAEIPLFKLYLVMSTCFLAAGVFWVSVLCRNPYNVFKIHWLMAALAFTKSIALLFHSINYYFINSQGHPIEGLAVMHYITRLLKGTLLFITIALIGSGWAFVKYVLSDKEKKIFGLVIPLQVLANVAYIVLESREEGASDYGLWKQILFLVDLVCCGAILFPVVWSIRHLQDASGTDGKVAVNLAKLKLFRHYYIMVICYIYFTRIIAILLRVAVPFQWQWLYQLLVESSTLAFFVLTGYKFQPAGNNPYLQLPQDDEEDVQMDQVMTDSGFREGLSKVNQTSSGREVS is encoded by the exons ATGTCAAAGCCTGCAGATGCTCAG GTTCCCCGCGTCAAGgaccaggagctggtgctggaccTGGGCTACCTCAACAATACCTACAACTTCAGC TTCCACGTGCTGATCGGCTCCACGGAGGAGGAAGGCCAGTACAACCTCAACTTCCACAACTGCTATAACTCCATACCAGGACGGGAGCATCCATTCGACCTCTCG GTGATGATCCGCGAGAGGAACCCGGAGGGCTTCCTGTCGGCGGCGGAGATCCCGCTTTTCAAGCTCTACCTGGTCATGTCCACCTGCTTCCTGGCCGCCGGCGTCTTCTGGGTGTCGGTCCTCTGCCGGAACCC GTACAATGTCTTCAAGATCCACTGGCTCATGGCGGCGCTGGCCTTCACCAAGAGTATCGCCCTGCTCTTCCACAGC ATCAACTACTACTTCATCAACAGCCAGGGCCACCCCATCGAAGGACTCGCTGTCATGCACTACATCACGCGCCT gctgaaGGGCACACTCCTCTTCATCACCATCGCCCTCATCGGCTCCGGCTGGGCCTTCGTCAAGTACGTCTTGTCCGATAAGGAGAAGAAAATTTTCGGCCTCGTGAtccccctgcag GTCCTGGCCAACGTGGCCTACATTGTCCTGGAGTCCCGCGAAGAGGGCGCCAGCGACTACGGGCTTTGGAAGCAGATCCTGTTCCTGGTGGACCTCGTGTGCTGCGGAGCCATCCTCTTCCCCGTGGTGTG GTCCATCCGGCACCTCCAGGACGCGTCCGGCACCGACGGGAAGG TGGCAGTGAACCTGGCCAAGTTGAAGCTGTTCCGGCATTACTACATCATG GTCATCTGCTACATCTACTTCACGCGCATCATCGCCATCCTGCTGCGCGTGGCCGTGCCCTTTCAGTGGCAGTGGCTGTACCAg ctcctggtggaGAGCTCCACGCTGGCCTTCTTCGTGCTCACCGGCTACAAGTTCCAGCCTGCGGGAAACAACCCGTACCTGCAGCTGCCCCAGGATGACGAGGAGGACGTGCAGATGGACCAAGT GATGACCGACTCCGGGTTCCGGGAAGGCCTCTCCAAAGTCAACCAGACCAGCAGCGGACGGGAAGTGTCCTGA